From the Saccharomycodes ludwigii strain NBRC 1722 chromosome I, whole genome shotgun sequence genome, one window contains:
- the RPS2 gene encoding 40S ribosomal protein uS5 (similar to Saccharomyces cerevisiae YGL123W | RPS2 | Ribosomal Protein of the Small subunit) produces the protein MSAPEGQQQEQRRGGFGGRNRGRGGRRGGGRNTEEKGWVPVTKLGRLVRAGKITSIEEIFLHSLPVKEFQIIDTLLPDLKDDVMNIKPVQKQTRAGQRTRFKAVVIVGDGNGHVGLGIKTAKEVASAIRAGIIIAKLSIIPIRRGYWGSNLGEPHSLATKTSGKCGSVTVRLIPAPRGSGIVASPAVKRLMQLAGVEDVYTSSTGSTRTLENTLKAAFVAIGNTYGFLTPNLWAQHALVPSPLDVYADEASAAYKKKY, from the coding sequence ATGTCTGCTCCAGAAGGTcaacaacaagaacaaaGAAGAGGTGGTTTCGGTGGTAGAAACAGAGGTAGAGGTGGCAGAAGAGGTGGTGGTAGAAACACCGAAGAAAAAGGTTGGGTTCCAGTCACCAAGTTAGGTAGATTAGTTAGAGCCGGTAAGATCACCTCCATCGAAGAAATTTTCTTGCACTCTTTGCCAGTCAAGGAATTCCAAATCATTGACACTTTGTTGCCAGACTTGAAAGATGATGTTATGAACATCAAGCCAGTTCAAAAACAAACCAGAGCTGGTCAAAGAACCAGATTTAAGgctgttgttattgttggtgATGGTAACGGTCATGTTGGTTTGGGTATCAAAACCGCCAAGGAAGTTGCTTCCGCTATCAGAGCCGGTATTATCATTGCTAAATTATCTATCATTCCTATCAGAAGAGGTTACTGGGGTTCCAACTTGGGTGAACCTCACTCTTTGGCTACCAAGACTTCTGGTAAATGTGGTTCTGTTACCGTCAGATTGATTCCAGCTCCAAGAGGTTCTGGTATTGTTGCTTCTCCAGCTGTTAAAAGATTAATGCAATTGGCTGGTGTCGAAGATGTTTACACTTCTTCTACTGGTTCCACCAGAACTTTGGAAAACACCTTGAAAGCTGCTTTTGTTGCTATTGGTAACACTTACGGTTTCTTGACTCCAAACTTGTGGGCTCAACATGCTTTGGTTCCATCTCCATTAGATGTTTATGCTGATGAAGCCTCTGCTGCttacaaaaagaaatactaa
- the PRP43 gene encoding DEAH-box ATP-dependent RNA helicase PRP43 (similar to Saccharomyces cerevisiae YGL120C | PRP43 | Pre-mRNA Processing) produces the protein MSKSKRSLSITTNNSTTDPVESSIPEHVAEIAESKPPIPDLQEKLIHHDSGEFNGMSRHQTTSKQAERLESGKINPFTGNNFTDKYFSILKTRKNLPVHSQRQEFLDIYHRSQIMVFVGETGSGKTTQIPQFVLYDEMPHLNGMQVACTQPRRVAAMSVAERVANEMDVRLGEEVGYSIRFENKTSNKTILKYMTDGMLLREAMEDHDMRKYSCIILDEAHERTLATDILMGLLKQVLERRPDLKLIVMSATLDAEKFQRYFSDAPLLAVPGRTFPVEIYYTPEFQRDYVDSAIRTVLQIHATEDEGDILLFLTGEEEIEDAVAKISLESDKLTREEGCGPMTVYPLYGSLPPHQQQRIFEPAPVSNNGRPGRKVIVSTNIAETSLTIDGIVYVVDPGFSKQKVYNPRIRVESLLVTPISKASAQQRAGRAGRTRPGKCFRLYTEEAFKKELIEQSHPEILRSNLASTVLELKKLGVDDLVHFDFMDPPAPETMMRALEELNYLACLDDEGNLTSLGRLASLFPLDPMLAVMLIGSSNFNCSEEILTIVSMLSVPNVFIRPPRDRKHADDAKAAFSHPDGDHITLMNVYHGFKSDEAYELGAKKWCFDNYLNFRALSAADNIRFQLSRLMSRHNLELNSTSYENPQYFDNIRKALTAGFFMQVAKKRSSGKGYITVKDNQDVLLHPSTVLGREAEWVIYNEFVLTTQSYIRTVTSIKPEWLFELAPAYYQLDHFQKGDVKMSLERIKERVDVYRDLDAKKRSKKNKK, from the coding sequence ATGTCCAAATCTAAAAGATCTCTATCAATTACTACCAATAATAGCACCACTGATCCGGTGGAATCTTCGATTCCGGAACACGTAGCCGAAATAGCAGAATCTAAACCGCCAATTCCTGACCttcaagaaaaattaattcatCATGATTCAGGCGAATTCAACGGGATGTCTCGTCACCAAACTACTTCAAAACAGGCTGAACGATTGGAATCCGGCAAGATAAACCCATTTACCGGAAATAATTTCActgataaatatttttcaattttaaaaactagAAAGAATTTGCCAGTTCATTCCCAAAGACAAGAGTTTTTGGATATTTATCATCGATCTCAGATTATGGTTTTTGTTGGTGAAACCGGTTCAGGTAAAACCACTCAAATTCCacaatttgttttatatgaCGAAATGCCACACTTAAATGGTATGCAAGTTGCTTGTACTCAACCTCGTCGTGTTGCCGCAATGAGTGTTGCAGAAAGAGTTGCCAATGAGATGGACGTTAGATTGGGGGAAGAAGTTGGGTATTCTATTAGATtcgaaaataaaacatccAATAAAACTATCTTGAAATATATGACTGATGGGATGTTGTTAAGAGAGGCCATGGAAGACCACGATATGCGGAAATACTCCTGCATCATTTTAGATGAAGCCCACGAACGTACTTTGGCCACTGATATTTTGATGGGATTGCTGAAACAAGTTTTGGAAAGAAGACCTGATTTAAAACTAATAGTCATGTCTGCTACATTGGATGCTGAAAAATTCCAGCGCTATTTTAGTGATGCGCCATTACTAGCGGTTCCAGGTAGAACGTTTCCCGTGGAGATTTATTATACACCTGAGTTTCAGAGAGATTATGTCGACTCGGCTATCCGTACAGTTTTACAAATCCACGCAACTGAGGATGAGggtgatattttattatttttaactggtgaagaagaaattgaaGATGCAGTCGCCAAAATATCTCTAGAGAGCGATAAGTTAACTAGAGAAGAGGGATGTGGACCAATGACTGTTTATCCTTTATATGGTTCTTTACCACCACATCAACAGCAACGTATTTTTGAGCCTGCACCTGTTTCTAATAACGGAAGACCAGGTAGAAAGGTTATCGTTTCAACCAATATCGCCGAAACTTCCTTAACCATTGACGGCATTGTTTATGTTGTGGATCCAGGATTTTCGAAACAGAAAGTTTACAACCCAAGGATAAGGGTTGAATCTTTACTAGTGACACCTATTTCAAAAGCGTCTGCACAACAGAGAGCCGGTCGTGCTGGTCGTACGAGACCGGGAAAATGTTTCAGATTGTACACAGAAGAGGCTTTCAAAAAAGAGTTAATTGAGCAGAGCCATCCAGAAATTTTGCGTAGTAATTTAGCTTCTACAGTTTTAGAACTGAAAAAGTTGGGTGTTGATGATTTAGTtcattttgattttatggACCCACCAGCCCCAGAGACAATGATGCGTGCTTTAGAAGAGCTAAACTATCTAGCTTGTCTAGACGACGAGGGGAATCTAACTAGTTTGGGTAGACTGGCCTCATTGTTCCCATTGGATCCAATGTTGGCTGTTATGTTGATTGGTTCTAgtaattttaattgttcAGAAGAAATCTTAACTATTGTTTCAATGCTATCTGTCCCAAATGTGTTTATACGTCCACCAAGGGATAGAAAACACGCTGATGACGCCAAAGCTGCATTTTCTCATCCTGATGGCGATCACATTACGTTAATGAATGTGTATCATGGCTTCAAATCTGATGAAGCCTATGAGTTGGGAGCTAAAAAATGGTGTTTTGATAATTATCTAAATTTCAGAGCATTAAGTGCTGCTGATAATATTAGATTTCAATTATCCAGATTAATGTCTCGTCATAATTTGGAATTAAACAGTACTAGTTATGAAAACCCACAGTATTTCGATAATATTAGGAAAGCATTGACAGCTGGGTTTTTCATGCAAGTTGCCAAGAAAAGATCTAGTGGTAAGGGATATATAACGGTTAAGGATAATCAAGATGTTTTGTTACATCCTAGCACTGTTTTAGGTCGGGAGGCTGAGTGGGTTATTTATAATGAATTTGTTTTAACTACTCAGAGCTATATTAGAACTGTTACTTCCATAAAGCCAGAATGGTTGTTTGAATTGGCACCAGCTTATTATCAATTGGATCATTTCCAAAAGGGTGATGTTAAGATGAGTTTAGAAAGGATTAAGGAAAGAGTGGATGTTTACAGGGATTTGGATGCCAAGAAGAGGagtaaaaagaataagaaaTAA
- the SWC5 gene encoding Swc5p (similar to Saccharomyces cerevisiae YBR231C | SWC5 | SWr Complex) produces MQPKVMQKDQHYLLDNQDQYDEELDQDYVLPTEDTTKENIKNDTGYHSVDSDSEDEATKELDLKYSTIVSESGGLVKTRRARQLELENLRKNKYENINNKESNNNNIDTSSISNIWKELKAESENRLYNTKCGKNAKSIMGTRFNDDCNSKNDDSTFEQERIKIKRSYKFAGVVHTEEKWVAKSSAAAKEYLNSLKFLDSAINPEGKNIKNNKNNKITKQASTILRRPLKRPPILEKIIAGSLKPKLSTLEKSKIDWALYVDNQGINDDLKNHNKDGYLAKQDFLNKVDYNRDLQYKKLREKELAEKYK; encoded by the coding sequence ATGCAACCAAAAGTAATGCAAAAAGATCAACATTATCTACTAGATAACCAAGATCAATATGATGAAGAATTAGATCAAGATTATGTCCTACCTACAGAAGACACAACAAAAGAGAATATCAAAAACGACACCGGTTATCATAGCGTTGATAGTGATAGCGAAGATGAAGCTACTAAAGAACTTGACCTTAAATATTCCACCATAGTCAGTGAATCTGGTGGTCTAGTCAAAACCAGAAGGGCAAGGCAATTGGAATTAGAAAACTTaagaaagaataaatatgaaaatataaataacaaagagagtaataataataatattgacaCCTCTTCAATTAGTAATATATGGAAAGAATTAAAGGCAGAAAGTGAAAACAGGTTGTACAATACAAAATGTGGTAAAAATGCTAAATCTATAATGGGAACTCGCTTCAACGATGATTGCAATTCTAAAAATGATGATTCCACTTTTGAGCAAGaaaggataaaaataaaaagaagcTACAAATTCGCCGGGGTTGTACATACCGAGGAGAAATGGGTTGCTAAATCCAGTGCAGCAGCCAAAGAATACCTGAATAGTTTGAAGTTCCTTGACTCTGCCATTAACCCCGAAggcaaaaatataaaaaacaacaaaaacaataagaTAACAAAACAAGCAAGTACTATTCTACGAAGACCTTTGAAAAGACCTCCCATTTTAGAGAAAATAATAGCAGGCTCTTTGAAACCCAAGTTATCTACTTTGgaaaaatctaaaatagATTGGGCACTTTATGTGGATAACCAAGGAATTAATGATGACTTAAAGAATCACAATAAGGATGGGTATTTAGCCAAACAAGATTTCTTGAATAAAGTAGATTATAATAGGGACCTACagtataaaaaattaagagaAAAGGAATTAgctgaaaaatataaataa
- the PBP2 gene encoding telomere maintenance protein PBP2 (similar to Saccharomyces cerevisiae YBR233W | PBP2 | Pbp1p Binding Protein) → MIDNKNDKNNSTPVIAASNGKHISTFISTSNSCTTNESEKTAAVSPVLSSVQNNDVLISNTAKEVIRENEKIDGEGFEDFDDDEENEYEDNHSITSSASTNSSSSLPSIIIGDYSQNSSTDISKGKKKASINYKSNSKNKRKNNNGNKTNNNTSFYNHSNNKPKKYNTTNDYNNKIYFMNNNNSCNNNNNNNNNNNNNNNNNNNNNNNTIAHGGINSNTNISSKNMYYYRSNNGSNNGSNNNQYTPYTIDDIDGDTNYENPSTSVKRKNEQILEAEIKRVALDDYTHTSSMGAGANTSSARTSSVCSASTITSASTSTPVKDYVILRVLCHVKEAALIVGSHGSTINILKRDTNTKINVSDNIKGIQERVVYIRGNCENVAKCFGLLTRILNAGGDTSSILGKTTGVKSDEQQKEQVGVDPTISTAVENNNNNNEVNSKLCTLNLLISHQLMGYVIGKQGTRLKQIEELSAAKLIANPNTLPLSNDRLLTVTGVPDAIHIATYYISETIFKYQEKIKVKHILYTPLNANNGNSNDFTTSTINSNIRSSSVIYLPQYEQQHSNNVMHNGKTKQLGYKNHQSVDDLMFSRTVSSSSLIGGKNHSFIRHNRHNHSNSSSNSSMSSNSSTSSYSNGSLVTDYSNNSIINNGINNNTNTNSNHHYNSNNSYHSIGINPVNNTNPNSFSKYALNYTSTPIRTQSQSSSNSHSTFTSSNSAAITATTITTANNNNNNNSKFANSYRNNNSSIHELVNTATKNYNNNNSSNNNNTTTTATNNNDNNRNDTSSRLITPVSTDNIYMNSNNTSSISSIISPTSSSSKHYQHNYNSNNNNNNNSNSYHYNFQTSQVYNNNTSNGLNGTTSNNNHTHHHKANSGYYLSSSNNHYSQKYNTSSNSNNSTNTTHNHGSILSLSDQSSTSTTSSSPISISSTSAAMPPAPTRLNSAVSTVTPTNTNNSNAAATIAASATLLNQHASASTSSLTSLISPPNTTALLPPTSAQIAAAAALMNQTALLYQQQHQPFGAATATNSSASTLNDPNEVIPHIKLSSFTTTPMGIVHQNCFINNDYVGNVIGKNGKNIKYIKESSGSEVIIDHEPVDAQRKFIIIGSPMSNQIALAMINNKIESDIRRSAKVYDNTTTITTTTTASADTTVTENTTYTTNTSGTEHEAINTTANIDTTCLSKDERVTDI, encoded by the coding sequence ATGATTGACAATAAGAACGACAAAAACAATTCTACTCCTGTTATTGCTGCTAGTAACGGGAAACACATTTctacttttatttctacCTCTAATTCATGTACAACAAATGAATCAGAAAAGACAGCGGCTGTATCTCCAGTGCTGTCAAGTGTACAAAACAATGATGTGCTTATTAGTAACACAGCAAAAGAGGTTATAagagaaaatgaaaaaattgatggAGAAGGGTTTGAAGATTTCGACGATGATGAGGAAAATGAATATGAAGACAATCATAGCATTACAAGTTCTGCTTCTACAaactcttcttcttcattacCGTCTATTATAATAGGAGACTATTCCCAAAACTCTTCTACAGACATATCTAaagggaagaaaaaagccAGCATTAATTACAAGagtaatagtaaaaacAAACGCAAGAATAATAACGGCAACAAGacaaataacaacactAGCTTTTATAACCACAGTAACAATAAACCAAAGAAATATAACACTACTAATGATTATAACAAtaagatttattttatgaataacaataacagttgtaataataataataataataataataataataataataataataataataataataataataataataatactatagCTCATGGTGGCATAAATAGTAACACAAATATCTCCTCCAAAAACatgtattattatcgttCTAATAATGGTTCTAATAATGgttctaataataaccaaTATACACCATACACTATTGATGACATTGATGGTGACACCAACTATGAAAACCCTAGTACTTCAGTGAAGAGAAAGAATGAGCAGATACTAGAAGctgaaataaaaagggtTGCATTAGATGATTATACACATACCAGTTCTATGGGTGCCGGTGCTAATACCAGTAGTGCCAGAACATCAAGTGTTTGCAGCGCTTCTACAATAACTTCAGCATCAACATCAACGCCTGTAAAAGATTATGTTATCTTAAGGGTATTATGTCATGTAAAAGAAGCTGCTTTGATTGTGGGATCTCACGGATCAaccattaatattttaaaacgTGATACTAACACCAAAATTAACGTTTCTGATAATATTAAGGGGATTCAGGAGAGAGTTGTTTATATACGAGGAAACTGCGAAAATGTTGCCAAGTGTTTTGGTTTGTTGACAAGGATTCTAAATGCAGGAGGTGACACAAGTTCCATACTTGGCAAAACAACAGGAGTTAAAAGTGACGAACAACAAAAGGAACAGGTGGGTGTGGATCCAACTATTTCAACTGctgttgaaaataataacaacaataacgaAGTTAATTCCAAATTATGTACTTTGAACCTTTTGATTTCACACCAATTGATGGGATATGTTATTGGAAAACAAGGTACCAgattaaaacaaattgaaGAATTAAGTGCTGCCAAATTGATTGCTAATCCTAATACGTTACCCCTATCCAACGATCGCCTTTTAACAGTGACTGGTGTCCCGGATGCAATCCATATTGCCACATATTATATATCTGAGacaattttcaaatatcaAGAGAAAATTAAAGTGAAACACATTTTATATACTCCTTTAAACGCAAATAACGGTAATAGCAATGACTTTACTACTTCAACAATTAATTCCAATATACGTAGTAGTAGTGTGATTTATCTACCTCAATATGAACAGCAACatagtaataatgttaTGCACAATGGCAAAACCAAACAACTGGGTTATAAAAATCATCAAAGTGTTGATGATTTGATGTTTTCACGTACCGTTTCATCTAGTTCCTTGATAGGAGGTAAAAATCATAGTTTTATTCGCCACAATCGCCACAATCatagtaatagtagtagcaaTTCCAGCATGAGCAGCAATAGTAGTACTAGCAGCTATAGTAATGGAAGTTTAGTAACGGATTATTCAAATAacagtattattaacaacggtattaacaacaataccaatacTAATAGTAACCATCATTATAATAGCAACAATAGTTATCATTCAATCGGAATAAATCCTGTCAATAACACTAACCCAAACtccttttcaaaatatgcATTAAATTATACATCTACTCCGATAAGAACACAAAGTCAAAGTAGCAGCAATAGTCATTCTACTTTTACATCTAGTAATTCCGCCGCAATTACTGCAACTACTATTACTAcagcaaataataataataataataatagtaaattTGCCAATTCttatagaaataataatagtagtattCATGAATTGGTTAACACTGCCACTAAAAactataataacaataatagtagcaataataacaatactactactactgctaccaataacaatgataataatagaaacgATACATCTTCCAGATTAATTACTCCCGTCTCAACTGATAATATTTACATgaacagtaataatacaagTAGTATTAGCAGTATTATTTCACCaacttcctcttcttctaaaCACTACCAACACAATTATaatagcaacaacaacaacaacaacaacagcaacagctaccattataattttcaaacaaGCCAagtatataataacaacactaGTAATGGTTTAAATGGTACTACTTCTAACAACAACCATACTCACCATCACAAAGCCAACAGTGGCTATtatctttcttcttctaataatcattattcacaaaaatataacactAGTAGTAATTCTAACAACAGCACTAATACAACCCATAATCATGGGTCTATATTATCTTTATCCGACCAATCGTCCACCAGTACTACCTCCTCTTCTCCAATTTCTATATCCTCTACTTCAGCAGCAATGCCACCGGCCCCAACAAGATTAAATTCGGCTGTGTCCACTGTTACTCCCactaataccaataatagcAATGCTGCTGCGACCATAGCTGCCTCTGCTACTTTGTTAAATCAGCATGCCTCAGCATCAACATCATCATTGACATCACTAATATCTCCACCTAACACCACTGCCTTACTGCCACCTACCTCTGCTCAAATAGCAGCAGCAGCTGCGCTAATGAATCAAACTGCATTGTTGTATCAGCAACAACACCAGCCATTTGGTGCAGCAACTGCTACTAATTCATCGGCATCTACACTTAACGATCCAAATGAAGTTATTCCACACATTAAATTATCATCTTTTACCACAACACCAATGGGTATAGTACAccaaaattgttttattaacaaTGACTATGTAGGTAATGTTATTGGGAAGAATgggaaaaatataaaatacatCAAAGAATCTTCAGGTTCCGAGGTTATCATTGATCATGAGCCAGTTGATGCGCAAAGGAagtttatcattattggaTCCCCTATGAGTAATCAAATTGCCTTGGCCAtgatcaataataaaatagaatcCGATATTAGAAGGTCTGCAAAAGTGTATGATAACACCACAACtattaccaccaccacAACTGCCTCTGCAGATACCACTGTTACAGAAAATACTACGTATACTACTAACACTTCCGGCACTGAACATGAAGCTATTAATACAACAGCCAATATAGATACCACTTGCTTATCTAAAGATGAACGAGTGACGGATATATAA
- the NAB2 gene encoding mRNA-binding protein NAB2 (similar to Saccharomyces cerevisiae YGL122C | NAB2 | Nuclear polyAdenylated RNA-Binding): MSAINESISEQLKHFVAECLTGLKNFSEDRTYVAEYIILLMSNGGSLEDVVKELHSLFDTVDVADLQVVIEGAFVAASTLNSNTGNSSSTLNELLQQVLVKLRGYESQPKTQQVEQVPPPTPSTVDAITQDYNNNRVPIQTSNNKANRASGYGVGKRFVQHNNGGNNRYDVKNKLNNPRYMKNFVKNLTPQKEERCKDFPNCPLTTRECPFAHPTKLCLLYPNCPRKNHTCTFLHPDEDQELMEQLKKSKAEFLEKKNAAIAANIERSKMLSSGIVLCKFGAVCANPKCPFGHPTPCNEDQKVSDYTWCSENLKCVDPNCVKAHSSPSKVKAVQPLGRAAIVTATAANSFATEKSLEQCKYGLYCTNKHCKFRHAKSPIMCRDGSSCTRIDCIFGHPIPEDCKFGVNCTNKACLFRHPEGRVISDSKWVNPELQKGQGQEVQPQIEESQQQQQQQQQQQVDAVMTE, encoded by the coding sequence ATGTCTGCTATTAATGAAAGTATCAGTGAGcaattaaaacattttgtTGCTGAGTGTTTAACAggattgaaaaattttagtGAAGATAGAACTTATGTTGcagaatatattattttgttaatgTCAAATGGTGGATCTTTAGAGGACGTTGTTAAAGAGTTGCATTCCTTATTTGATACGGTTGATGTAGCAGATTTGCAAGTTGTTATAGAGGGTGCATTTGTAGCAGCCTCTACATTAAATAGCAATACTGGTAATTCCTCTAGTACTCTTAACGAACTACTTCAACAAGTTTTAGTTAAATTAAGAGGCTACGAGTCACAACCGAAAACACAACAGGTTGAGCAAGTACCTCCTCCTACTCCTAGTACGGTGGATGCTATAACGCAGGACTATAACAACAATCGAGTTCCAATCCAAacaagtaataataaagccAATCGAGCCAGTGGTTATGGTGTTGGTAAACGGTTTGTTCAGCATAACAACGGTGGTAATAATAGATATGATGTTAAGAATAAGTTGAATAATCCAAGGTATATGAAGaactttgttaaaaatCTAACACCTCAAAAGGAAGAGCGTTGCAAAGATTTCCCAAATTGTCCATTGACTACGAGGGAATGCCCCTTTGCTCATCCAACAAAACTATGTCTTTTATATCCAAACTGTCCTAGGAAGAATCATACGTGCACATTTTTACATCCAGACGAAGATCAAGAATTAATGGAACAATTAAAGAAGTCGAAGGCAGAGTTTTTGGAAAAGAAGAACGCTGCGATTGCTGCTAATATAGAAAGGAGCAAGATGCTGTCTAGTGGTATTGTTTTATGCAAATTCGGGGCTGTATGCGCGAACCCAAAATGTCCATTTGGTCATCCAACTCCCTGCAATGAAGACCAAAAAGTTTCTGATTACACATGGTGTtctgaaaatttaaaatgtGTTGATCCAAACTGTGTTAAAGCACATAGTTCTCCATCTAAGGTCAAAGCTGTTCAACCATTGGGCAGAGCAGCTATTGTGACAGCTACTGCGGCTAATTCTTTTGCTACAGAAAAATCTTTGGAGCAGTGTAAATACGGATTGTATTGTACAAATAAACATTGTAAGTTCAGACATGCTAAATCTCCAATTATGTGTCGTGACGGTAGTTCATGTACTAGAATTGACTGTATTTTTGGTCACCCTATTCCAGAAGATTGTAAGTTTGGCGTGAATTGCACAAATAAAGCTTGTTTGTTCAGGCATCCGGAAGGGAGAGTTATTTCAGATTCTAAGTGGGTTAATCCAGAATTACAAAAGGGACAAGGACAAGAAGTACAGCCCCAAATTGAAGAAAGtcaacagcagcagcagcagcagcagcagcaacaagTTGATGCAGTTATGACTGAATGA